A stretch of Aedes aegypti strain LVP_AGWG chromosome 2, AaegL5.0 Primary Assembly, whole genome shotgun sequence DNA encodes these proteins:
- the LOC5568823 gene encoding uncharacterized protein LOC5568823 translates to MSKPTKANYRKFFLRNVEIPLATSKAQVMKASQTANTKQIPTVGAKRSSLNDKPSSSSVSVTKPSGSAGNKYKEPELHSALNVRKEIEKVKSLHTKPPTSIGELTPKSKKFVRDQVTKKLNFQHDENVFKGLVPVNVNDSVLIPTTRKPLRSSYVAKEKRDPEPELGDFLRPIAKCNVPLEPYLAPQMAPRRPNFNNFDHILEVFAKVDVGA, encoded by the exons ATGAGCAAGCCCACCAAAGCTAACTACAGGAAGTTCTTCCTCCGGAACGTCGAAATCCCTCTGGCCACCAGTAAAGCACAGGTTATGAAAGCTTCCCAAACCGCCAACACCAAACAGATTCCTACCGTTGGAGCAAAGCGCTCATCGCTGAATGACAAACCATCCAGTAGCAGCGTATCGGTAACGAAACCATCCGGTTCTGCCGGCAACAAATATAAGGAACCGGAATTACACAGCGCTCTCAATGTCCGCAAAGAGATCGAAAAGGTTAAATCCTTGCACACGAAACCACCAACCAGCATCGGGGAACTAACGCCGAAGAGTAAGAAATTCGTCCGCGATCAG GTCACCAAGAAGCTCAACTTCCAACACGATGAGAATGTCTTTAAAGGATTGGTTCCGGTGAATGTGAACGATTCGGTACTGATCCCTACCACCAGGAAACCTTTGAGGAGTTCGTACGTTGCGAAGGAAAAGCGAGACCCGGAGCCGGAATTGGGCGACTTCCTGCGGCCCATTGCCAAGTGTAACGTGCCGTTGGAGCCGTACTTGGCACCCCAAATGGCCCCAAGGCGTCCCAACTTCAACAATTTTGACCACATACTGGAAGTGTTCGCCAAAGTCGATGTAGGAGCTTGA